In the genome of Magnolia sinica isolate HGM2019 chromosome 2, MsV1, whole genome shotgun sequence, one region contains:
- the LOC131228846 gene encoding uncharacterized protein LOC131228846 isoform X2: protein MKSIGASWKEWKKRLKKEHYKKYLTNEERLAHYPDRVETTHWKWLVTYWSSDEGQARTQRNKINRNKHRMAHTAGSRSFAQVREEERAKNLGGESPDRATLFITTHRKKDRSVVNEESAHVIEMIEELRATQTAESS, encoded by the exons ATGAAGTCCATCGGAGCTTCATGGAAGGAGTGGAAGAAGAGGTTAAAAAAagaacactacaagaaatatttGACTAATGAGGAACGACTAGCTCACTATCCTGATCGAGTGGAGACAACACACTGGAAGTGGCTCGTCACCTATTGGTCAAGTGATGAAGGACAG GCCCGCACTCAAAGGAATAAAATCAACCGCAACAAGCATCGTATGGCCCACACTGCCGGCTCAAGGAGCTTTGCTCAAGTGCGTGAAGAAGAG cgGGCAAAGAATCTTGGTGGAGAGTCTCCTGATCGGGCAACGTTGTTCATAACAACCCATCGGAAGAAAGATAGGAGTGTTGTGAACGAAGAGTCGGCTCATGTTATT GAAATGATCGAGGAGTTACGGGCAACTCAGACTGCTGAGTCCTCTTAG
- the LOC131228846 gene encoding uncharacterized protein LOC131228846 isoform X3, whose protein sequence is MIDVLQIKWNIDEERRNWVMKSIGASWKEWKKRLKKEHYKKYLTNEERLAHYPDRVETTHWKWLVTYWSSDEGQARTQRNKINRNKHRMAHTAGSRSFAQVREEEEMIEELRATQTAESS, encoded by the exons ATGATTGATGTATTGCAGATCAAGTGGAATATCGACGAGGAGCGTCGAAATTGGGTAATGAAGTCCATCGGAGCTTCATGGAAGGAGTGGAAGAAGAGGTTAAAAAAagaacactacaagaaatatttGACTAATGAGGAACGACTAGCTCACTATCCTGATCGAGTGGAGACAACACACTGGAAGTGGCTCGTCACCTATTGGTCAAGTGATGAAGGACAG GCCCGCACTCAAAGGAATAAAATCAACCGCAACAAGCATCGTATGGCCCACACTGCCGGCTCAAGGAGCTTTGCTCAAGTGCGTGAAGAAGAG GAAATGATCGAGGAGTTACGGGCAACTCAGACTGCTGAGTCCTCTTAG
- the LOC131225476 gene encoding uncharacterized protein LOC131225476 has translation MDKSWMQKSRVSLEYVKGMKEFIEFAFNNAASEGKILCPCVKCANLFWRAHKEVVDHLVCEGIMPNYTRWVFHGEASSSSTSSPATSTHDDMPPRDDMHGLLHDVFGISGVDDMPTELPSQEPIQEEPNPKAERFFRLLQDAEQALYPGCKKFTKLSFVVRMYQLKCLNGWSNKSFTMLLELLKEVLPEGETLPSSFYETKMIIKELGLSYNKINACPNDYQLYWKTNVNDESYAVCGISKWKTMEHNSNDDEATTIPSKVKKILAKTLWHFPLIPRLQRLFMEAQTAKNMKWHDKGRTKDECMRHRADSPAWKSFDEQHPNFSYDSRNVRLGLATDGFNPFGTMSIAHSTWPVVLMSYNLPPWMCMKQPYIMMSLVIPGPHGVGNNIDVYL, from the exons atggataagagttggatgcaaaAGTCAAG GGTGAGCTTGGAATATGTTAAGGGCATGAAGGAATTCattgagtttgcattcaacaatgctGCTAGCGAGGGGAAGATCTTATGTCCATGTGTAAAGTGCGCCAACCTCTTTTGGCGTGCTCATAAAGAAGTGGTAGATCATCTTGTGTGTGAGGGAATTATGCCGAATTACACCCGTTGGGTGTTCCATGGGGAGGCGTCTTCTTCATCGACTTCCAGCCCTGCAACTAGTACACATGATGATATGCCTCCACGTGATGACATGCATGGATTGTTGCATGATGTGTTTGGAATATCAGGTGTGGATGACATGCCAACTGAGTTGCCATCACAGGAGCCAATACAAGAGGAACCGAATCCTAAAGCTGAAAGATTCTTCAGGTTGTTGCAAGACGCTGAACAAGCCTTGTACCCGGGATGTAAGAAGTTCACGAAACTCTCTTTTGTTGTTCGAATGTATCAACTTAAGTGCTTAAATGGATGGAGCAACAAGTCATTCACCATGTTGCTTGAATTGTTGAAAGAAGTACTCCCCGAGGGTGAGACGTTGCCGAGTTCCTTTTATGAGACCAAGATGATTATTAAAGAACTAGGCCTCAGTTATAACAAGATCAATGCATGCCCCAATGATTACCAGTTGTATTGGAAGACTAATGTGAACGATGAGTCATATGCTGTGTGCGGTATATCCAAATGGAAAACGATGGAACATAATTCTAATGACGATGAGGCAACAACTATTCCCTCCAAAGTTAAGAAGATTCTGGCAAAGACATTGTGGCATTTTCCATTAATACCAAGGTTACAAAGGTTATTTATGGAAGCACAAACAGCTAAAAACATGAAATGGCATGACAAGGGACGAAccaaggatgagtgcatgagacaTCGTGCTGATTCTCCTGCATGGAAATCTTTTGACGAGCAACACCCAAATTTTTCATATGATAGTCGTAATGTCAGGCTTGGGTTAGCAACTGATGGATTCAATCCCTTCGGGACGATGAGTATTGCTCATAGCACATGGCCTGTTGTTTTGATGTCGTACAATCTACCACCGTGGATGTGCATGAAGCAACCTTACATCATGATGTCTCTAGTTATACCAGGCCCACATGGTGTTGGCAATAATATCGACGTATATCTATAA
- the LOC131225485 gene encoding uncharacterized protein LOC131225485, protein MGLGPTASTLWGTRNTIAELRRETDELRRHMNERVEQLVEERIKEQMAKHLEQMEQRMTERIMEQMEQRMTERITEQIMARMRDTMNSLAATDQTSGNTAFAFGNIFMQFSVFWSFGKELGAHASFSGIAVSNMDVLLLIALPLRVTVRNSDKIPAKQSKPALQVLSTGDSPLTSKSKATSARASSAAKCSRPVACKVKTWSGKLGPLFPPDGKSIVVVESVAKASVIQKYLGDIFEVLPSYGHVRDLAGRSGSIRPDDDFSMVWEVPTAAWTHLKSIKVALKGAKNLILASDPDREGEAIAWHISEMLQQQDALNEGITIARVIFHEITESSIKSCESQRLSRSSSHLEFGASDGIEDEYSDEFTLLRFENEGHEESYKKLRNRERRHEYQHDYAEEYGPTTEHGDVMLQQRLLMVNWIIEKRESQSTSGRIGWPIWWTTNWSLDIIHCRSLRDAVVAHGKRWY, encoded by the exons ATGGGGTTAGGTCCCACAGCTTCCACGTTATGGGGCACAAGAAATACCATTGCAGAACTCAGGAGGGAGACTGATGAGTTGCGACGACACATGAATGAGCGGGTAGAGCAACTAGTGGAGGAGCGGATAAAAGAACAAATGGCTAAGCATCTAGAGCAAATGGAGCAACGGATGACAGAGCGAATAATGGAGCAGATGGAGCAACGGATGACAGAGCGAATAACAGAGCAGATAATGGCACGAATGAGAGATACTATGAACTCATTGGCTGCAACAGACCAAACTTCGGGCAAT ACTGCCTTTGCATTTGGCAATATCTTCATGCAGTTTAGTGTTTTTTGGTCATTTGGCAAAGAGCTTG GTGCCCATGCTTCATTTTCAGGTATTGCAGTCTCCAATATGGATGTTCTACTTTTGATTGCTTTACCTCTT AGAGTTACGGTTAGGAATTCGGATAAGATTCCAGCAAAACAGAGCAAGCCTGCATTGCAGGTGTTATCCACTGGCGATTCACCACTGACTTCCAAATCTAAAGCGACCTCAGCCCGTGCATCAAGTGCAGCTAAATGCAGTAGGCCTGTTGCATGCAAAGTAAAGACCTGGAGTGGGAAGTTAGGTCCTTTGTTTCCTCCTGATGGCAAATCTATTGTGGTGGTGGAGTCTGTTGCGAAAGCAAGTGTTATTCAGAAATACCTTGGAGATATATTTGAAGTCCTTCCTAGTTATGGCCATGTGAGGGACTTGGCTGGTAGGTCAGGATCTATACGGCCTGATGATGATTTCAGCATGGTTTGGGAGGTTCCGACTGCTGCCTGGACTCATCTTAAGAGCATTAAGGTAGCACTAAAGGG AGCTAAAAATCTTATACTTGCATCTGATCCTGATCGTGAAGGAGAGGCAATTGCTTGGCACATTTCTGAGATGTTGCAACAGCAAGATGCTTTAAATGAAGGCATTACCATAGCAAGGGTCATCTTTCATGAAATAACTGAATCATCCATTAAAAGTTGT GAGAGTCAGCGGTTGTCGAGGTCGAGCTCGCATCTGGAATTTGGAGCGTCTGATGGAATCGAAGACGAATACTCTGACGAATTTACG CTTTTGAGGTTCGAAAATGAAGGGCATGAAGAGAGCTACAAAAAGCTCAGGAATAGGGAGAGGAGACACGAGTATCAGCACGACTATGCTGAGGAATACGGCCCGACAACAGAGCACGGAGATGTCATGCTCCAGCAGCGGCTGCTGATGGTGAACTGGATAATCGAG AAACGTGAGTCGCAATCAACTTCAGGGCGAATTGGGTGGCCAATTTGGTGGACAACTAACTGGTCTCTCGACATT ATACACTGTAGAAGCCTTAGAGATGCTGTTGTTGCCCATGGCAAAAGATGGTATTGA
- the LOC131228846 gene encoding uncharacterized protein LOC131228846 isoform X1, whose amino-acid sequence MIDVLQIKWNIDEERRNWVMKSIGASWKEWKKRLKKEHYKKYLTNEERLAHYPDRVETTHWKWLVTYWSSDEGQARTQRNKINRNKHRMAHTAGSRSFAQVREEERAKNLGGESPDRATLFITTHRKKDRSVVNEESAHVIEMIEELRATQTAESS is encoded by the exons ATGATTGATGTATTGCAGATCAAGTGGAATATCGACGAGGAGCGTCGAAATTGGGTAATGAAGTCCATCGGAGCTTCATGGAAGGAGTGGAAGAAGAGGTTAAAAAAagaacactacaagaaatatttGACTAATGAGGAACGACTAGCTCACTATCCTGATCGAGTGGAGACAACACACTGGAAGTGGCTCGTCACCTATTGGTCAAGTGATGAAGGACAG GCCCGCACTCAAAGGAATAAAATCAACCGCAACAAGCATCGTATGGCCCACACTGCCGGCTCAAGGAGCTTTGCTCAAGTGCGTGAAGAAGAG cgGGCAAAGAATCTTGGTGGAGAGTCTCCTGATCGGGCAACGTTGTTCATAACAACCCATCGGAAGAAAGATAGGAGTGTTGTGAACGAAGAGTCGGCTCATGTTATT GAAATGATCGAGGAGTTACGGGCAACTCAGACTGCTGAGTCCTCTTAG